CACTCGCAAAAACTGGCCAGAAGACTATGTTAAAGCAAGAATGGATGCCGCCGCTCAGCTCAATTTTTTAGAAAAACAAGGTCAAAGTCAAACCCAGGCAGCCCTGCGTTATGACCTTTGCGAAAAGGCTGTCTCAACTGTCATTGTTGGCATGAAAACTCCCGCTCACGCAGAAGAAAATCTGCAGGCAGCAGATCTCAGCCTCAGAGCCGAAGACCTTTTAAAAATCAAAGAGCTACAGGCATCGGGCTTTAATCTCAAATAGCTATTTGGCAGTAAAGACCTTAAGTCTGTGACCACCGTCAGGAGCCGCTACGGGCACGTATAAAATCGGCTGTCCAGCCATTACTGAAGCAGAACTATTGATTTGCCCAGTTGCCGTTTGCTGCGGGTGGCCAAACTGACTCTGATAAACCGCAGTATCTTGCGAATAGTGACCACTAGCTAAGGACCACCCCGGCTGCTGAGCCTGTATTGGCATGGGTTGGGGCATTGATTGGGGCATTTGAGCCGCCATGGGAGCCTGATTGGAAAAGCTGCGCAAAGAAGGATGTGCGCTTTGAGGCATAGACTGAGGATTAGCCATCATCATGGCCGGAGGCATAGGACCAGAAGCAGGTGCGGCAAAAGTGCGTAAGGCTGGCTGCATATGGGCTGTAGTGGAAGCCTGCATCACCACGGGCTGAGCAGCACTTGCATGAAAATCGCCAGTACTGGGATTGTAGCCCTGGGGCATATTGGCGGGTGCGGGAGTATAGACTATCCCTGAATTTTTGGTTGTCTTGATGGGCAGCGCCTCTCTGGCACTACCAATGAGCTTCCGGTCAAAATGCGCAGTCGGTGCGTAAGCGCTGATGCCACCCACCACCTGATTGGCAAAGGGCTCATTGTGGCGAACCCAATAAATGACACCAAGCCAGCCAGTAAAAGCAGCAAAGAGACAGAAAAAGAGAAAGTTAGGAGTAATGACAAGACCCTGGGTCAGGGTTTTGAGACTCATGCCCTTAAGAGCGCTGTTCCATATACCAGTCTGCTGAGGCGCTTCGCCATGGTCATGACCGTGATCATGGCCATGATCATGACCGTGGTCGTGATCATCAAGACCAAGAAACTGAGCCAGTGTGCCATGACTCTGATGCCCGTGACTGTGCCCATGGTCGTGACCGTGGTCTGCACCACCGCCATCGTTATTGCCACCGTCCATGAAAACGCCGCTCATGTCCAACTACCCCGGCACAAGTCCTATCTAAATATAGATTGTAGGCTTGATCACCATTAAGTAAATGGTAGAACCACGCATAATTAAGAGAAGTTAGTCGACTTCGACGCCTTCAATCTGGGCTACACGCTGTCTCAGACTCTCTACAATTTTGGGCATTTCAAAGAGTGCCGGCATGCGCTCCTCGATACTGGTAATGTGCCGGGTCAACTCGATTGAACGCTCCATGAGCTTAATCAATATCTGCTGAGTAGCAACCAGCTGGCGCTGATTTTCTATGAGCTGACTGGCAATTTTGCTTGTTTCCATACGTTGGTCAACGCTCACCGTCATAAGCTCAGTAAAACGCTCTACCAGCTTTTCGACCTGGTGACTCATATGGCTATCACCATAAGCAGTGGCACCCTGCCCACCAGGAGTATTAGCCTCGGATTCCTCGGTCAGGTTAGCGAAAAATTGATCGAATCCTTCCATGTCGACACTATAGTCAGACCTGGATTCGGGTGTTTCTTCGGGAACCCGCTTAGCCTCTGCCATTAAACTATTTCCTCCTAAAGGACATAAAAGAGACTGTAGCAATCCTGCCGCGGCTAAGCGCTTACAGCGGTGTATAGCTCTTACACCACGGAGAACACTTGACCCCAAGTCACTCGGTTTATGGATGTGCCGCCGTAAGTGGTGGCAACGTATGAATTATAACCAATGCCTTTAATAAGGCAATAGAAAATCAAAAGAATTTATGAGCAACTTTGATACCACTTTGAGAGTTAACCAAAAGTGGTATCAAACGGACAGACAAAAATATGGTGTCACTACTGGTGGTGAAAAGAGATAGCTGTCGGAGATCTGATAGTAAGCCAGCTCAGCCTTACACAATGGCAAAAGCCACCGAAGAACGCAGAAGCCAATATACGCCTGACACCTACTGGATCTCCATCCATGGTGGTTGTGGATCTACGACGCTATGGCATTAACTGTGATGGCACATTAACAGACAAAAAAGCATCAGTCGGCTACCTACGGACGAAATGATCAGTCACCATACGTGATACCTACTAAGATATGCACCAGTCGGCAATAGCAGATATTGGCAGCGCAAAATTCCGATACTGACCTCATATGTGGTGGTATCAATGCGACTGATAAAAACCTCCCCCGGCCAGATAGCAAGAGGAGGTTTTAGAGTTGGACTATAGTTTTTTAAGCAGATAGAGGATAGCCGCCGCCGCTAACAGGCCCTTCCAGAACGACATGAGCTGACGCAGAATCCTGTTGATTTTGCTCAAACCCGTGACTATCCTCGGCGTTGAGAGTCAGAAGCTCACCGGAGTAACTACGAGTATTGCGATGCAATCTGGACTCGATAGCCTGACAATAACTGCAGCCATTTTTTGTTAATGCAGGATCTTCGTGCTCAGGCATATCAACCAACTCCTTCATCTCTGAAAGGTTTTTGACAATCTCAGGCCAGTGCAAGCGATAAGCAGTCTCAGACATATCACGAGCAACTACTTTACTCTCTTGCGGACTGACCTTGATATTTGTTACCACTAGCTGTTTGTAATTAAAGCGTACTTTGAGGCGCTCAGCCAGGTGTTGCTTGACCAAAAGCCCAGGTGAAGGCCAGGCAGGATCAACAGCTCTAACGGGTTTTAGATTGAATATGACTAGCTCGAGCTTTTGCTCGCGGGGATACCAGAGCACAAGATCAAAGGACTCCTCAAGATAGACCCGCTCGTTTTGCACTCTAGAGCGCACCTTAAGCGAGACTGCTGCTATCTCAGCACCATCTGGCAAGTAAGGATGTGCCTGGTAATGCAAAAGAGTTTTGTAGGCAAACAAAAAGGCTCTGGTAGCAGCGTCAGCGGCCTGAGGATCGCGATTAAGCTTATCTATGGGCCAGTATTGCCCCATAAACTTTTGCACCTGCGAAGCACTGGTCAATCTACCCTTATTAATCTCAGACAGTCCGCGCAGTATAAAGCGCTTACAAATGCTGGCGGCACTGGAGCGCACCTGCTCTACACCATCCTGATGATAAGCAAGAAAGTAAGCACGTTTACAAGCTTGATAGGCATCTAGCATCGTTGGTGAAAACAAGGTCCGGTCCATGTGGCCCCCTCTGGTATTACCATATTTTTGTATGTCATACTAATATATAGTACGTGGATTTAAGCCGTCAAATGAATTTCATTTGGAAGCTGAAAATGTGTTTGCTGGTTGAGAATTTTGGTTTGAAGAAATAACGCTTATTGCATGATCTCTATGACTTATAAATTCCCCTAAATATCCCCCGGAAACCTGCTTGACAGCCGCACCAAGACAAAGCCGGCTTGATATACAAACGATGGCGCAGCGCCACTCATGAACCCCCTGCGACGGATGCACAAAAGAGATAAGAAAATAGCCAAATAGACAAAATCAAGTGCAGATTAAACCTGCAAATTAATTGATAATGTTGGTGTAGTTGCCTGGTTTGTTTGAACTGCGGCAGGCAAAATTGCGTTCTTTTATATATGTACTCTCAAGAAGAATCCAAAACAATGTATCGTCTGCAAGAAGCCAATCCAGTCACCCCAGTGCTCACTGTTTCTCAGTTAACGGGCAAGATTAGAGATGTCCTGGAAGGTGAGTTTGACTCATTTTTAGTGGTTGGCGAAGTATCCAACGCCAAGGTATATCCCAGTGGGCACTGGTATTTTTCGCTCAAAGACCAAGAAGCAACTCTGCCCTGTGTTTGCTTCAAAAACTGCAATTCATCGATCAAATTTAAATTGACCGACGGCTTGATGGTAGTGGCTCGCGGCAAGCTAAGTGTCTATCCTCCTCGTGGCGCATATCAGATGATCGCCACCAATCTTGAGCCCGTGGGCGTGGGCGAATGGCAACTAGCATTTGATCAACTCAAAGCAAAACTAGAAGCTGAAGGGCTCTTAAGTCCTGAGCGCAAAAGAGCAATACCAATACTGCCTAAAAAAGTTGGAGTAGTAACAAGCCCTGTGGGAGCCGCTTTGCGCGATGTACTGAGCGCCATGAGTCGCCGCAATAATGCAGTTTCGGTAGTTATATCACCAGCAAAAGTACAAGGCGAAGGCTCAGTCGAAGAAATAGTCGAAGCTATAGCCAGACTGGAAGCACTGCCTGATATCGACGTGATCATAGTTGCCCGCGGGGGCGGCTCAATAGAAGATCTCTGGTCCTTCAACACTGAGCCGGTAGCAAGAGCCGTGGCACAGTGCCGTATTCCTGTTATTTCAGGTGTTGGCCACGAAACAGACATCACTATCTGCGACCTCGTAGCTGACTTACGTGCCCCCACCCCCACAGCCGCCGCAGAACTTGTAGCTAGAGGTCAGTCCGAGCTAAGTGACAAATGGACTTATCTTAGTCAGCGACTCAGCAACGCCATGGAAGAAAAGCTCAACTATGCTGAGCGTGAGCTATTAAGATTGAGTCCAAAAAACGCCCTAGACCGCTACGAAAGTCGCCTGGAGATGTCACTTATAAATGTGCTCAATAGCAGGCAGCATCTCAACAGCGCCATCGAGAGGATGTATACAAAAAAAGAGCACGATCTGCTCAAATTACAGGAGCGCCTCAAAGATCTTGGACCGGGTAATGTGCTCAATCGTGGCTTTACTATTTTGCGCCAACTTGACGGTGAGCTAATGTCATCAGCATTTGATCTCAAAGCAGGCATGCAGCTCGAAGCCATACTAAAAGCAGGCAAAGCCTTAGTCACTGTCGATAGCGTGGATACAACAGACCACGCTATTTGCAAGCAATTGTGAGGATAAGCAATGAGCGAGCCAGAAGTAACACAGCTCTCTTTAATAGAGGCGGTAGCCAAAAAAGAGAAGAAAAAGAGTATCAAGAAGGGAGACAAAATCATGTCGCAAGAAACCGAACAAACTCTCGAACCAGAGGTAAAAATCGACTTCGAAGCCTCGCTTCTCGAACTCGAAAACGTGGTTAAACAACTGGATAGCGAAGTAAAGCTAGACCGAGCACTAAAACTCTTTGAGAGTGGCATAAAGCTATCAGTAGATTGTGAGTCCTTTATTAAAGGTGCTCGCAAAAAAATAGAAATACTCAAAAAACGCTCTGACGGTGGAGTTGAGCTAGCTCCATATCAGTCTCAAGATAACGGCGACAACCAGGACCAGGACTGACCTTGCTTTTATCTGGATAGCACAAATTAGCAGGTAAACAATGCCCAATCTCGATGACACAATAGAAAGCCTCAGAGAAGCACTGAAAGTATCCCCAGACAACCTGCCTTTGCGCATGCTCCTTGGCGAAAATCTACTCAGCTCAGGGCGCTTTGACGAAGCCGAAAGCGAATTCACTACAGCCCTTGCCAAAAATCCAGACAATGCCAAACTGGCTGTCAGTCTAGCCCAGGCCTGCTTTAGCAATGGCAAATACAGCCAGGCTCAGGTCATCCTTGAAGACTGCCTATCCAAAAGCGAAGTACCAGCCAGAGCCCACCTGCTTTACTCCCGGGTGATGCTCAACGAAGGCAAACTCAATGATGCCAGGACTCACTACCAGAGCGCCATCGAACGAGAGCCCGGGTTAAAAGACCAATCACTAGAAGATAGACTGGGACTAAAAGAGGGGAACAAGCAAGAAAGCCGGGTCAGTGATGGTCCAGAGCGTCGCCAGGCTGCCACTGCCGGTGGTGAAATCCATGACTACGACATAGATGACTCTGAAGACAGCGAATTTGCGGCGATGGTCGAATCCGCTGGCATAGATTTTGACGACGTCGGTGGTATGGACGCTGTCAAAGAACAAATCAGAATGAAGATCATTTATCCATTGCAGCACCCTGAAACATTCAAAGCTTATGGCAAAAAGACTGGTGGAGGAATATTGCTATATGGTCCTCCTGGTTGCGGCAAAACATATCTAGCCAGAGCCACAGCTGGACAAATCAATGCTCGCTTTATCCCGATAGGACTGCACCAGGTGCTAGATATGTGGATAGGTAGCAGCGAAAGAAACCTGCATGAAGTCTTCGAAATAGCACGAAAGACCAATCCTTCTGTACTATTTTTTGACGAAGTAGACGCCCTTGCGGCCAGCAGATCTGATATGAAACAGACCTATCATCGTCATTCGATCAATCAATTTCTCAATGAGCTGGATGGTGTTTCGACGAGCAACGAAGGTGTTCTCATCCTGGCAGCAACCAACGCCCCCTGGGATATTGATTCGGCATTTCGCAGACCCGGTCGATTTGACCGCATTATTTTTATTCCACCACCAGACACATCGGCAAGAGCCTCTATATTGCGCATCATACTCAAGGGCAAACCACAGGACAATGTCGATTTTGACTTTATCGCCAAAAAGACAGACAAGTTTAGTGGTGCCGATTTAAAGGCCCTGGTCGAAGACTGCATCGAAAAGAAAATAGAAGAAGCCATGTCCAAAGGCAGTGCGCCAAAACCAATCACAACAAAGGACCTGGAACGCTCACTCAAAGCAGTAAAACCTAGCACAAGCGAATGGTTTGCTTCGGCGCGCAACTATGCTCTATATTCCAACGAAAGCGGACTCTACGACGAAATCGCCAAATATCTCAAACTTTGAGATTTACTTTGAGGATTGATGACTGAGGCATGCAGTGCTTTTATAGCGACAATTACCACTTTCCCTTGCCTGCAGGTCATCCCTTTCCGATGCACAAATATGCAGAGAGCAAAGAGCAGCTACTGCAACTTAAAATAATCGCCCCAGAAGATCTGCTCGACGCCGGTCTGGCAGATCTAAGTGACATCGAGAGAGTGCACACAAAAGAGTATATCGAGGCTATCGCCAGTGGACTACTGGACAAAGTGGCATTGAGAAGACTGGGTTTTGCCTGGTCAGACAGACTCTATATAAGGAGCCTGGCATCAGTAAATGGCACGATAAAGGCCGCCCTCGGTGCCTTGCAAAACGGGCTAGCAGCCAATCTAGCCGGCGGCACGCATCACGCCTTTAGTGATAGAGGCGAAGGCTATTGTGTTTTTAACGATGTAGCAGTGGCAGCTTATCGGTTGCGCCATCAAAACAGCAAAATTAAAATCATGGTGATAGACCTCGATGCTCATCAAGGCAACGGCACCAATGCTATAACCAGAGATCAAGACTGGATTTACACCTACTCAATCCACGTCGGCAGCAACTATCCAAGTCGCAAAGAAAATGGCTCAAAAGATTTGCCAGTAGAAAAAATGGTAGATAGTCAAACCTATCTAAACTTGCTAAAAGCTACCCTGCCAGGCTGCATAGATGAATTTGCTCCGCACTTTTGCTTTTACATTGCCGGAGTTGATGTGCATCAAAACGACAGATTTGGTCAAATGTCACTGACTACAGAAGCCATGGCCGAGCGGGACCGTTACACTATAGACCAGGTGCGAAAACGCAAATTGCCGCTCGCCATTGTATATGGTGGCGGATATAATCGCGACAGAGATGTGACAACCGCCTTACATGTACAGACAATACAAATAGCAGCTAGTTATCACGGCTCTATTTGATGTGAGCGCCAACATAAGTTGAAGCCGGGCGAATTAGCTTACCGACTTGTCTTTGCTCAGTAAGATGAGCGAGCCAGCCGGCTACACGGCCCATGGCAAAAGCACAACTAAATAGCTCTTGTGGTACTCCAATCAGATCAAGCAAAACTGCTGTGTAAAATTCAACGTTAGCCTTAAGTGGCCGATCAGGATGGCGCTTAGCCAAAATCTCCTCGGCAGTACGCTCTACAGCACGAGCAAGATTGAGCCTGGGAGCTTCGACACCTTCATCCTCAAGGCGACTTATTGCTGCTTCAAAAATAGCGGCACGGGGGTCGCGGACGCGGTAAATGCGATGTCCCATGCCCATAATGCGACGACCACTATTGAGTTCATTGTCGATCCAGCTCTCAGCACCATCAGCGGTACCAATGGCAGCCAACATAGCTAGCACTGGTCCGGGCGCTCCACCATGGAGAGGACCTTTGAGCGCCCCGATACCGGCAACAACACAGCTAACATTATCAGAGGCGGTGCTGGCCACTACACGCGCAGTAAAAGTAGAGGCGTTCATGCCGTGATCAGTGACAGTAGTCAAATAGACATCCAGCGCTCTGGCAAAATTATCAGGGGCCCGATTGCCTGTGAGCATACGCAAAAAGTCCTGACTGTGGGTCAAATTGGCATCCGGCACCACAAGCGGCAACTCTTTGTGCTTGCGCTGCCACCCCGCAGCAAAGACCGGTATAGAAGCAGCGATAGGCACATAGTCAGAGACTTCGCAGCCAGTATTACCGTTCAAAAGGCTGACGGCAGAGCGCAGCGAATCCATGGGATTGGCTTGCTGCAAGACAAATGGTGCCTGTTTAAGGAGCTCAAAGGCAGAGATGCGTGCCACACCAAAACGGTGCGCCAGCGCCTCTTTCTCTGCCTTGTCTGGCAATCGACCAGTCCAGAGCAAATGACAGACTTCTTCAAAAGTGACCATGGTAGCCAGTCTCTCAGCATCATAACCAGCAATGACCAGACGACCTCTTTCGCCGTCGACTTCACTTATCAAAGTTTGAGCGACCTGTACGCCTTCCAAGCCACTGGCTGTTGCAACTGACATCTCCCACTCCCAAATAGGTTGACATATTGATTATAGCAATTTGTGTGCTATAAACCTCCGCCCGTGATAACTTACAAATAGGCTCGAATTCGGGTTTTCTTCTATGGCATCCTTCCACAATTCAAATAATTCAAGTCTGACTACCCTTGCGGTACTTTTGTCGCTTACACACTTTTGCGCATTGCCAGCTCAGGCTAACGAAAGCGCCAAAAGTCTCGAAACAAAGGGTTTGAGACAGGAAGCTCTGCAAAACGATAAGGAAGCGCTCAAGTTTTACGAACGGGCACTTCTGGCAGTGGCGCCTGGAG
This DNA window, taken from Candidatus Obscuribacter sp., encodes the following:
- the xseA gene encoding exodeoxyribonuclease VII large subunit — translated: MYRLQEANPVTPVLTVSQLTGKIRDVLEGEFDSFLVVGEVSNAKVYPSGHWYFSLKDQEATLPCVCFKNCNSSIKFKLTDGLMVVARGKLSVYPPRGAYQMIATNLEPVGVGEWQLAFDQLKAKLEAEGLLSPERKRAIPILPKKVGVVTSPVGAALRDVLSAMSRRNNAVSVVISPAKVQGEGSVEEIVEAIARLEALPDIDVIIVARGGGSIEDLWSFNTEPVARAVAQCRIPVISGVGHETDITICDLVADLRAPTPTAAAELVARGQSELSDKWTYLSQRLSNAMEEKLNYAERELLRLSPKNALDRYESRLEMSLINVLNSRQHLNSAIERMYTKKEHDLLKLQERLKDLGPGNVLNRGFTILRQLDGELMSSAFDLKAGMQLEAILKAGKALVTVDSVDTTDHAICKQL
- a CDS encoding AAA family ATPase, which gives rise to MPNLDDTIESLREALKVSPDNLPLRMLLGENLLSSGRFDEAESEFTTALAKNPDNAKLAVSLAQACFSNGKYSQAQVILEDCLSKSEVPARAHLLYSRVMLNEGKLNDARTHYQSAIEREPGLKDQSLEDRLGLKEGNKQESRVSDGPERRQAATAGGEIHDYDIDDSEDSEFAAMVESAGIDFDDVGGMDAVKEQIRMKIIYPLQHPETFKAYGKKTGGGILLYGPPGCGKTYLARATAGQINARFIPIGLHQVLDMWIGSSERNLHEVFEIARKTNPSVLFFDEVDALAASRSDMKQTYHRHSINQFLNELDGVSTSNEGVLILAATNAPWDIDSAFRRPGRFDRIIFIPPPDTSARASILRIILKGKPQDNVDFDFIAKKTDKFSGADLKALVEDCIEKKIEEAMSKGSAPKPITTKDLERSLKAVKPSTSEWFASARNYALYSNESGLYDEIAKYLKL
- a CDS encoding citrate synthase, giving the protein MSVATASGLEGVQVAQTLISEVDGERGRLVIAGYDAERLATMVTFEEVCHLLWTGRLPDKAEKEALAHRFGVARISAFELLKQAPFVLQQANPMDSLRSAVSLLNGNTGCEVSDYVPIAASIPVFAAGWQRKHKELPLVVPDANLTHSQDFLRMLTGNRAPDNFARALDVYLTTVTDHGMNASTFTARVVASTASDNVSCVVAGIGALKGPLHGGAPGPVLAMLAAIGTADGAESWIDNELNSGRRIMGMGHRIYRVRDPRAAIFEAAISRLEDEGVEAPRLNLARAVERTAEEILAKRHPDRPLKANVEFYTAVLLDLIGVPQELFSCAFAMGRVAGWLAHLTEQRQVGKLIRPASTYVGAHIK
- the xseB gene encoding exodeoxyribonuclease VII small subunit, whose translation is MSEPEVTQLSLIEAVAKKEKKKSIKKGDKIMSQETEQTLEPEVKIDFEASLLELENVVKQLDSEVKLDRALKLFESGIKLSVDCESFIKGARKKIEILKKRSDGGVELAPYQSQDNGDNQDQD
- a CDS encoding histone deacetylase, whose protein sequence is MHKYAESKEQLLQLKIIAPEDLLDAGLADLSDIERVHTKEYIEAIASGLLDKVALRRLGFAWSDRLYIRSLASVNGTIKAALGALQNGLAANLAGGTHHAFSDRGEGYCVFNDVAVAAYRLRHQNSKIKIMVIDLDAHQGNGTNAITRDQDWIYTYSIHVGSNYPSRKENGSKDLPVEKMVDSQTYLNLLKATLPGCIDEFAPHFCFYIAGVDVHQNDRFGQMSLTTEAMAERDRYTIDQVRKRKLPLAIVYGGGYNRDRDVTTALHVQTIQIAASYHGSI